DNA from Agathobaculum sp. NTUH-O15-33:
CGGTGATCTCGCCGCCCAAAAACCAGCGCATCAGGTCGATATCGTGACTCGCGGCGTCAATGAAAATACCGCCCGAGGTCTTGCAGAACTTGATGCAGCTTTCGACGCACGCCTCGGGATCGAGCCCCGTGGCCTTGACCAGATAGGGCTTGCCGATCCGGCCCGCGTCGATCTGGGCCTTGGCGTCCGCGTAGGAAGGATCGTACCGGCGCATGAAGCCTAGGAAAAACAGCTTGTCCGGATGGCGCTCAACGGCCGCCTCGGCGCGCTTGCACTCCTCCAGCGAGCAGCCCAGCGGCTTGTCGGTAAACACATGCTTGTCCGCGTCGAGCGCGTATTCGATCATCCAGCAGTGCTCGGGCGAAGACGATACGATCACCACCGCCTCGATATCGGCCTGATCGACCATTTCCTTATAATCAAGATAGGTCTGCGGCACGTTCAGTTCGTCCCTCGCGCGGTCGAGTTCGCTCTGCTCCAACGAGCACGCGGCGGTCAGGCGGCAGCCCGGTATTTTAAAGGCCAGATTTTGTGCATGAACCCAGCCCAGACGGCCCAGACCGACAATGCCAACTTTGATTTGCTTCATTTGGGTTTCCCTCTCTTCTTTCTCTTGGGTGTTTCTTCTCTCGCGCCTCCCATTTTATAGAAGGCCTGCCGCGAAAGCAATACGCGCCGGTAAAATACGCGCATTTGCACAGAACCCAC
Protein-coding regions in this window:
- a CDS encoding Gfo/Idh/MocA family protein, whose translation is MKQIKVGIVGLGRLGWVHAQNLAFKIPGCRLTAACSLEQSELDRARDELNVPQTYLDYKEMVDQADIEAVVIVSSSPEHCWMIEYALDADKHVFTDKPLGCSLEECKRAEAAVERHPDKLFFLGFMRRYDPSYADAKAQIDAGRIGKPYLVKATGLDPEACVESCIKFCKTSGGIFIDAASHDIDLMRWFLGGEITEVYAAGTTFKHPEFAQGGDTETGMAMLKLDNGTVAFLHVGRTAPHGYHTETEIVGTDAHIRVAGVPWKNRAMIFDENGAVQPIIENFPQRFAEAYLLEMVDFIDCIQQGRKPEITVYDGTKATIVTYAITNSFHSGKPVQPVY